A genome region from Leishmania mexicana MHOM/GT/2001/U1103 complete genome, chromosome 28 includes the following:
- a CDS encoding helicase-like protein codes for MPEGASASPLAASFSTSSSAALSPLLADSATLALPFTPYPVQQEMIRMITDVLHSANPHVVPVAVAEVPTGCGKTMALLSSVLRYQQELKRKSPKELDAYLRQRRPLWHQRRPSGEKRKVPPKRRGGQRGPQQRGAERLEPVADGDIDADEGHTGNECADGWSVPPSFFKHFRANSQRKIRAELDVVGSQELRRRFLPPPCTVYYVTRTHAQLRQAVRELRRLHGATSAIRMNILGSRERYCIHPKVMASKANHTLPVQGNNLGEVCDKLVSMGLCEMVDKYDELSCSAIAGPIGHQRGQIWDMEDLVLEGTSRHMCPYYAARDLAFYADVNFCTYPYLLDPLIRHETRMEAALKNNAVVVFDEAHNVAAVCQDALSLECPRDVLALILSELEPLVSNQVPLARQPVSATSSTADVAHDGFPTMQYPRELHLGAFTLVEIFSFLCALFQSLSIFFDVAMEAADDRERRGEKRHRGSEKGEGDERNGGDCGTAYMQGTQLEHHLRRDMEAHAAAYRQRTAARRHFAAPSPALASLELFQRAYSVIMALGVTFNPFLFSVFGLSMLKRWLLLLRFLLQRPQSFAVALRSATSWDGPGPGGSGTERSLFGAFSAAAAIAEARPGAGGDSGAVRTNAAVARWTIDLRCLDGSLAFSHLLKTVHRVVLASGTLSPFPQLARDLGVEAFLWRTVEGLHVVPPTQYSLTALTALPVSSSSSHNGTTTQPPLLPLRCTYASLSNPVFLKTVARAVVQLTQTLRESSGGGVLLFVPNYAVLTALAKLTREALLVAQREQQHQSLHAVAPTQLFVEPRKAEALTGVLCQFQNCTQAPRCGTALLFSVYRGKVSEGLDFTDDMARLVLCLGVPLQPLKSWKVIAQRAYSGSDWYTTDAVRAVNQALGRCLRHVKDYGAVVLLDERYAQPEYQERLSKWCRATLQTESSLPQLCAQLRTSLTQWRRAFSAPAMSPSPLLTPSAAADRAVRRDDIEGVAHQDATSLARTRLGTEQLPFTRVLRAPSAVWRPHRTVGPASDATASDSPPQRRGAARLARTAPGAVAGARQSVTASAGLLHSPLACTAVKLLYETAAATGDVSRQALQDAIQSLAKNFFDSSGSGEEEDASE; via the coding sequence ATGCCCGAGGGGGCCAGCGCATCGCCCCTGGCAGCCTCTTTCTCgacctcctcttccgctgccCTGTCGCCGCTTCTCGCGGATTCTgcgacgctggcgctgccaTTCACGCCATACCCTGTGCAACAGGAGATGATCCGCATGATAACCGACGTTCTCCACTCCGCTAACCCGCACGTCGTGCCGGTGGCTGTCGCAGAGGTACCGACAGGGTGTGGTAAGACGATGGCGTTGCTATCCAGCGTTCTGCGGTACCAGCAGGAGCTAAAGCGCAAGAGCCCCAAAGAACTTGACGCGTATCTacgtcagcggcggccgctgtgGCACCAACGACGCCCGTCAGGGGAGAAGCGCAAGGTGCCCCCGAAAAGACGTGGGGGTCAGCGAGgtccacagcagcgcggtgCTGAACGCCTTGAGCCAGTCGCGGACGGCGACATCGATGCCGACGAGGGGCACACGGGCAACGAGTGCGCGGACGGCTGGTCTGTACCACCATCGTTCTTCAAACATTTTCGGGCCAACTCGCAGCGGAAAATCCGTGCGGAGCTGGACGTGGTCGGCTCGCAagagctgcgccgtcgcttcctgccgccgccctgtACAGTTTACTACGTCACGCGCACCCACGCGCAGCTTCGGCAGGCGGTGCGTGAGTTGCGCCGGTTGCATGGCGCGACGAGTGCTATTCGCATGAACATCCTCGGCAGCCGGGAGCGCTACTGCATCCACCCCAAGGTGATGGCGTCCAAGGCGAACCACACGTTGCCTGTGCAGGGCAACAACCTAGGCGAGGTTTGTGACAAGCTCGTGTCGATGGGGCTCTGCGAGATGGTGGACAAGTACGACGAGCTCTCGTGTAGCGCCATCGCGGGGCCGATCGGACATCAGCGTGGCCAGATATGGGACATGGAAGATCTCGTACTGGAGGGGACCTCGCGCCACATGTGCCCCTACTACGCCGCCCGCGACTTGGCCTTCTATGCTGATGTGAACTTCTGCACCTACCCGTACCTGCTGGACCCGCTCATTCGGCACGAGACGAGGATGGAGGCAGCCCTGAAAAACAACGCAGTTGTCGTCTTCGACGAGGCGCACAACGTCGCGGCGGTGTGCCAGGACGCGCTTTCGCTGGAATGTCCAAGAGACGTGCTGGCTCTCATTCTGTCAGAGCTCGAGCCCCTCGTGTCGAACCAAGTGCCCCTGGCACGCCAACCAGTCAGTGCGACCTCTTCCACCGCGGACGTGGCGCATGATGGCTTTCCCACCATGCAATATCCACGAGAGCTGCACCTCGGCGCCTTCACCTTGGTGGAGATCTTCTCCTTTCTGTGCGCCCTCTTCCAGTCTCTCAGCATCTTCTTCGACGTcgcgatggaggcggcggacgaTCGTGAACGGCGAGGTGAAAAGCGCCATCGCGGCAGCGAGAAAGGCGAGGGCGACGAACGCAACGGTGGAGACTGCGGGACCGCCTACATGCAGGGCACTCAGCTCGAGCACCACCTGCGGCGCGATATGGAGGCCCACGCTGCGGCATACCGgcagcgcacggcggcgcggcggcattTTGCAGCGCCGTCCCCTGCGCTCGCGTCGCTAGAGCTCTTCCAGCGTGCCTACAGCGTCATCATGGCTCTCGGCGTCACATTCAATCCgtttctcttctctgttttcGGCCTCTCAATGCTGAAGCGAtggctcctgctgctccgcttTCTGCTTCAGAGGCCGCAGTCCTTTGCGGTTGCGCTGCGGTCGGCGACGTCTTGGGATGGACCTGGCccgggcggcagcggcacggagCGGTCGCTTTTTGGCGCGTtctctgctgccgcagccatTGCCGAAGCGCGTCCGGGGGCGGGTGGCGACAGTGGTGCGGTTCGTACCAATGCGGCCGTTGCGCGGTGGACGATTGACCTGCGGTGCCTCGACGGAAGCCTTGCCTTCTCGCACCTCCTAAAGACGGTGCATCGTGTCGTGCTGGCCTCCGGCacgctctcccccttcccccagcTGGCTCGTGACTTGGGCGTGGAGGCCTTCCTGTGGCGCACGGTGGAGGGCCTGCACGTGGTGCCTCCAACTCAATACAGCCTGACTGCGCTGACCGCTTTGCCTgtgtcgtcgtcatcgtcacATAAtgggacgacgacgcagccgccgcttctgccaCTGCGTTGCACGTACGCCTCTCTCTCGAATCCAGTCTTCCTCAAGACGGTGGCGCGCGCCGTGGTTCAGCTAACGCAGACATTGCGCgagagcagcggtggcggggtGCTGCTCTTTGTGCCTAACTACGCCGTTCTAACGGCATTGGCGAAGCTGACGCGCGAGGCACTGCTtgtggcgcagcgggagcagcagcatcaatCGTTGCACGCCGTAGCGCCGACTCAGCTGTTTGTGGAGCCGCGCAAGGCAGAGGCGCTGACGGGGGTTCTCTGCCAGTTCCAGAACTGCACGCAGgcgcctcgctgcggcactgcgcTCTTGTTCTCAGTGTACCGCGGCAAGGTGAGCGAAGGACTCGACTTCACGGACGACATGGCGCGCCTGGTGCTCTGCCTcggggtgccgctgcagccgttgAAGTCGTGGAAGGTcatcgcgcagcgcgcctACAGCGGCTCGGATTGGTATACAACGGATGCTGTGCGCGCCGTAAACCAAGCTTTGGGTCGTTGCCTGCGCCACGTGAAGGACTACGGGGCTGTagtgctgctggacgagcGGTACGCGCAGCCGGAATACCAGGAACGGCTGTCGAAGTGGTGCCGCGCAACATTGCAGACAGAGTCGTCGTTGCCGCAACTctgcgcgcagctgcggacGTCGCTCACGCAATGGCGTCGGGCGTTCAGTGCACCTGCCATGAGCCCCTCCCCGTTGCTGACTccctcagcggcagcggatcGTGCGGTGCGCCGGGACGACATTGAAGGGGTGGCCCACCAGGATGCGACGAGTTTAGCACGAACTCGACTGGGCACAGAGCAGCTTCCTTTTACACGGGTGCTGCGTGCGCCATCAGCGGTGTGGCGGCCTCATCGCACTGTGGGCCCCGCATCGGACGCCACAGCGAGTGATTCGCCACCTCAGAGGCGTGGTGCGGCTCGGCTGGCTCGTACGGCTcccggcgctgtcgctggtgcTCGGCAAAGTGTCACAGCCAGCGCTGGCCTGCTTCACTCGCCTCTCGCCTGCACCGCTGTGAAGTTGCTGTACgaaaccgccgccgccactggcgATGTCTCGCGGCAGGCCTTGCAGGATGCCATTCAATCTCTGGCGAAGAACTTCTttgacagcagcggcagtggggaggaggaggatgcctCTGAATGA